One Penaeus vannamei isolate JL-2024 chromosome 38, ASM4276789v1, whole genome shotgun sequence genomic window, TCCTACCTTCCATTAGTTTACAGGTGTTCTTCTATGACGACGAGAAACAAAGGTTGACCAAAGGCTTCTAAACCCACAAGAGAAATGTCTCAGTTTTACCTTCCTTTCCTAGTGCTCAAGACTTACTTCCGGCGTCTATGAACACTCATAAGGAGTTAACATTATGTGAAAGTTGAAACAATTAAGATATTTCTCCGAATTTCCAACACTGGCAGCTGATTATTTTTAGAATAACTTCACTTTAATTTCACATTCGTGAGCTTTAAGTTTCCAGAGAATTTCTCTGACGACATTTTCTCATGTCAAGTCATTAAAAGCTGAAATCAAAGCCATGAATTTCTTGTCACGATTCCTCTGTTCTGGCAAGATGTTGTTGACAACTACGGTAATCAGGACATAATTTGTAGCTATATATTTTGGATTTCGAGATAGCCCATTCAAAATCTGTCATATGAAAGTATACAAAAGAATTAATATAGCAGATGAATATTAATTTTCTTTGCATTTCATTAATCCTATGGAAAATAAAACGATGCAcaattttattcattctttcttcctgtaTAATACGTGGGACGTATCGCATGTACACCTTTTAAATCAGGTTGACAATCTATTCCCTATGTTTGTTTTTGACATAAAGTAAAAAAGCCAATTAAATAGATTCAAAATTGAGAATCAATTAGGGGCTGGAATACGGTACCATTTTATgccatatgaaataaaaatacagagaTATTTCACGCACAAAAGATTGCAAAGATGTACCTCGGTCGCCATGGAATCCGCAcattcaaaatataaacaaaaggcAAGATGGATTGATACCCTGCGTATACTTCCCTCACAGCCATGAAATATGAGTGTAAGTCTTTAAAAATCTCACTAGGTAAATGGAAAAAAGACAGAATGTAGTATATATGATAGAATTGACTCCGATCATCGAGAATGACAAGCGGCAGGTGTTGTTGTATAATAATTTGATTATACATTAGGTAGGGCTGTCATGATTCATGGCTCGGGTATTCTTCAGAATATTAGTCTTCGAAATGTGTCTCTGCAACTCTTTTATGAATTAAACCTTTAATGTTAGGATCTCAGAAGTTTTAGTTCAAAGGGATAACTAaaccatgattatcataatccttttttCATTGAAGCAAACATAATTGTGACAGGTGGGTTGGTGGTgactatattattatattgtgaTTTTGTAATTCAGGATACTATGCATATTAAGTAAAGGCTCACCATGGAGTAAAAAACAAGAATGTCTGTCTAATACTTCTTATAAAATTTGGATACTTAGTAAATGTATAAAATGTAGGAAATAttgatagttgtgataatgaaaTGCCCTGGTTTTATTCCATGTGTGATGCTACACCCACATGTCTGTTGCCAATCTCCATGCTTTTAGACCTGTGGTAAGGCCAACAAACTTTCATAAGTTATAATCTGTCAGAATAGAGTTTGTAGCTTTGCCTAACGATTTCTGATTAAATAAAGAACCAATCAAAGGTCATGTTATATTAAGTACAGGTATTTTGTCCTTTGTCAGAGGGCCAAAGACATGGATACTTCAGTGATCGCTTTACGCAATGCCACTGTTGTTTTGGACTTGAGACTGTAGGCTTTCCACCACAGATTATAGCAAGTGTCAAGTGTTCTCAACTTttcaaaattatattatttattttatttttcttactggATTAAGCCAAAAAAGCATATCCAGATGTTTTTCTTATACATGTATTGGAACCACAGTATTTATATTTAAGGAGTAGAGATATTGATTAATACAATGTTGAATTTAAGTATTACATAATATATCATACTGTCCGTTCTTAAATGAAGTATATGACATGATGTAATTTTTATCCTGCTAGTTATAAAAGCTATACAAATAGCTAGAAATCAGAATTTTATTAAACAATGGACTTGCTTTAGAtcacatctatctttctcttcacaGGTAAATTATAGTTAAGCATTCTACGTATTGTAGCAATgttacaataatgaagatgaggacAAGGCTGGGGGCAGCATCACCGGCAGGAGGTACCGGCCTCCCTCCTGCCATAGAGTTCCCCTCTCAGAGGCGGGAACGAGTGGACTGGCATAAGCTAGCATCTGTGGATCTTCATGACCTTGCCTCAGGATGCAGCATTGAATTCTTACAAGAGAACCTCTCACATGTTGCCTTCTGTGATGCAGAATCTGAATTTGACCTTGGAACTATGGCAGGTCAACGAAGCTTGTTGAAAATGTTCCGTCTGGCCCAGCTGATCATCCAGTACCTTTTCCTTTCACAAGATTACATGGAGACTCAACTACAGCAGGCGCAGGAAGAGGCAGAGCTGGTTACAGAGAAGTATCAGCAGGTGATgattattctctttctcactctcactctcactctttcattctctctctctctctctctctctctctctctctctctctctctctctctctctctctctctctctctctctctctctctctctctctctctctctctcacaatctcactcacaatctcactcacaatctcactcactcacaatctcactcactcacaatctcactcactcacaatctcactcactcacaatctcactcactcacaatctcactcactcacaatctcactcactcacaatctcactcactcacaatctcactcactcacaatctcactcactcacaatctcactcactcacaatctcactcactcttactctcactcactcttactctcactcactcttactctctctctctgtaagaagTTCCAATTTattcttatgtacatatattttcatattattctatCTTGTAAATTATTAATGAGGATTATATTAGAttaacttttttatcatttatgcattttttttttactactctcAAAATTTTTGACAGGTAAAGTCAAAATTGCTGGAGCAGGTGGAGGAAGccaaaaagatgaagatgaccaATAAAAGCATGCGAGAGACTGTCAAGTATGTTAACTCCTTTGCCTTGGCTAATGGCATATTCCAATCCCTCAAGTGTCCTCTCTGTACAAAGGCCTTCAGAGGGCAGGATTTTCTCCAAGCTCACCTCTGGCGCAAACATCCTCAACAAGCAAATGCTGTCACTCTTCCGCAAGTGCCGCCAGTAGCTGTTGGGGAGACTTGCCCGGGCCCCACAGCTACGGTGGACAAAAAATACTATGGAGTGCCACACAGTGATGCCACGCCCCTCCAGAGTATGCCAACTCAAACCTCCAAGACAAATGATGTTGATTCTTATAAAATCATTGAGATGGAAAAAAAGTTTAATGCACTGAATGATAATTTTTCAAAGTTCATGCAAAATAtagaagagcagaagaaaacacttgagaaggagaatgaaagacgacaggaggaagtgaagaaggcaTGGGAGGACAAGAGCAACATGGAGCAAGAATACAAAGCTGAGCTGGAGAAGCTTAACCAGCAAATAAACCACCTCCAGAGACCCAGACAGGAACAATCAAACAGTATAGATGTGGACAGGTTTGTTGCCTTAATAAAACAGCAAGAAAGTGAGATCAAGACCCTCCAGTTGCAGATTGAAAATCAGCTAAAGACCAAGGTAGAGGAGTTAGGGGATACTCCTCAGAGTGAACCTGCCATTGCAGGTTTGTCAGAGGAGCTGAACGCCCTGAGGAAGCAGCTAAGTGAACAGAGGAAGAGCCACAAACGTTCCTTGAATGAGATGAAGGAATCGATGCGGAGTGAGTACGAGAAAGCtctggaagaggagaaaaacaaactgaaGGTAATGATGCAAGACTTGACCAAGCAAGAGACTCCAGTGAAGGCCATTTCTCAGAAGCCCCCTCCGTCCCCCAAGACTCCAAGCATCAGGAGGTCCAAGCCAtccacaccacccacacccaaTAGGTCCACTAAGCCTTCTGTGACCTCCTTAGACTCACCTGACTCACCTGCCATGAGATCCCCAGCTTTGCCTGGTCGCAATGCTCAGGGAACGTCTCACTCATACCGAATGGATGCTGAAGACACAGATGAAGACACTGAGGACAGTGAGACAGACACTTCACGTTGGACACAGGCTGCAACAAAGATCACACAGCTTCAGGTTGTCAGTCCAGACCCCAGAGCAAACACTGTACTTGAACCCAGTATTTTAAGTAAAGCAGGAGATGGTGGTCCTGATTCAGAGAACTCCTCTTTTGAATCTtcagaagatgaggatgatgaggctAATGGATCATCAGAATCACTAAAACTGGAAACACTTTTAAGGGATAATCCACAGCTGTGGGAGCAAATGAAGAGTGCAACCTCAGAAGTCCTTGCCAAGAAGCTGTCTTCACTTGGCCTTGATGGATCTGTTCGAGGCATCAAGACTGAGGTTTTGACTTCTTGCCTCTCCCAGctaaggaaggataggaggaggtatGAGGAGAAGCATGAAGGATTCATGGACCTGAGAAAGAGGCTGGAGAATGAAGTAAATGTGAAAGCagatgagaaaatagaaaatgtagGGGATATTTCAGGTGTGCAGCCAATCACAGAGACTGTCAGGAAGAAAGGCCTTCAGGCAGGCATGCTCTCTAGGGTTGTCAAGAACGTGAAGTCTAAGGTAAGGGAGCGTTCAAAGTCAATCACCTCAACCATGAGCAAGACTAGCTTGTCAGTTAAGTCGGGTGTGAAGGAAATGTTTCATGCTCATGCCAGACCAACAGAAGACATCAAAGTTGTCACAGAAGATAGAAAGGTCTCTCTCACAAAGTCAAAACAAGACAATGACAGTTCATCAGACACAGAGTCAGAAGAGAGCTCTTCCAGCAGTGCTCAGATTGAGGTACACAATGAGACTTCTAAGTCTGTAACCAGGAATCTCTTTGGCTCCAGTGAACCTTTAGAGGTGGTGGCAGCAGCTTCTCCATCAGGGAGTGGTGCCCGACCCAAGCAAAGGAACTACTTTGACAATAAGACTTATGGACAAGTGGAGGACAGTAGTGACTCTGAGTGGGACTCAGAACCGGAGTATGAGAACATGAAGAAGGAGCCACCTGTGAGATCAGACAGTCTGGCCAAAAACCCTGGAGAACTCTTGCAGGATGCCAGCAGTGCAGCTCACAATACCAGCTGGGATAGTTTGCAGGACAGTAAGCCTATCAAACTCAAGAAGCCTCAAGGGGAGATGGTGAGCAACCTCTCACGCACCATAGAACTACAGCTCAGTGGAAGACGGAAAACCAGCATGGCAGGTGCTGTGGATGTGATGAGTAGTGGGGAAAGGGACACAAGTGGCACATACTTACAGGTCCCAGGATCAACATCTTCCCCCCATGTGAGTCGACAACAAAGCGTAAGTGATTCCTCTAACACTGTGCACAGCAGCATGTGGGGCTCACTAGAGGACATGAAGGATAATCAGAAGAAACCTCAGAGTCTTCCTTCAGGAAGAAGCAAGGCAGTCATTCATTCCTGGGACTCGGAGGATGACTTGGACATCAGTGAGATTGAATAAAATCCAAagagaatgtttatatttattggaATTTCTGCAGCTATCTGATGATCCTCCCATTAactctctatttttgtttgttactaattttctttttccttttttaattgaaACTCTTGAAAcatccctttttttctgtttgaactGCACTGAATCTCTCACAACCTTTTCTCTAGGCATCTCACATTATTTATTCATCCTGTGTCTCTTCATATTTTGTATGCTGGATGTGAGGTCTGTCTACTCATATGTTCTGTACCGCCACATGTGTTACTTCAATTCTGTCCATAACAGTGGAAGTTTACCTTAAGCTAGAAACTTAGTATATACAACGTATTACAACCACTTTATCTGTCAAATGTGAAGTAGTATTCAAACGCAATATTTCTCTTGAGGCCTTCTGTCCGGTGCCCAAATTTATTATGTGCTTCCTGCTCTCTCCCACTAATCAACATTGTAGATGCTTTAaaattgatgtatatattttttgatagaaTCCATTTTTAGCGTTATTTCTTATAAAAAGATTATGCAGAATTGTATGTCTATTTCAAGTACAAAAATAATTTGTAACACATTTATGAATTAAACTTTTATCCCAAAACTGTTGTACTTCCTTATCCAAAACTGGAATATAAATGACATTGTTGAGTTTTATTAATAGTATTTATATCCTGTTATAGCTGTCATTAATCCTGTCTTTCCTTACTTTTATTAAAGTCTAgtattcattattaccattgttattatgttatcattattctatcattggtattatcttatcattataattattatcactatcataattgttactattatcatttttcttatgaatATTGCTTTCACaagcatcatttttattgttgctagtataattttgttattattattattattattatcatcattaatgttattgttactattattgttatcattattattatcactaactttattattattatcgttattatttttatcattatagccattattattatcactatgattattattaccataatcatgattattattgttattattattattattattattattattattatcatcattattattgttgtcattaatactgtttttgttactattatcactttctatttttgttattttgatgtccttactataacaacaataacaatagtaatagatataataattatttgagaataataataatattattactattattgtgattattatcatcatccttattataatcatgatttttattatcatcatcattattattattattattattattattattattattattattattattatcattattattattgttattatcattattatcattactatcatcattattacttttatcatttattatttgtttatatcattatcattattgttatcatgattattatcatcatcacagtccttattatcattctcattctcacatttttaaattatcatatgattattatatgaATAAACCTATCAGACAGATCTGCATTTCTTGCTGTATAAGCACGTCCATATATAGTATTTTAACAGACTGGCCGTATAACACAATTTAAAGAGAAAGTGATTAACAAACATATTTTATGAAAGAAGTGAAGATAGTGGTATGGGGATTTTTTTCATGAAActgaaggaaaaaggaatagtAATAACACGATATAAAGATGAGAAAGTGACCAATATTTTGTGAAAaaccgaagaagaaagaaatgataataagatattgaGGGATAGAAATAAAAAGCAATGTATTTTATGCGATAATAAAGGAGTAAGAAATTATAAGAATCCGGAAAGAGCAGGAAGGAAAAGCTTAAAAATTTGTTTTTATGAAAGACGGGAGAAAGAAATTGTATAACGCACGGGTACGGCTTAACCAACAACAAAGTGTTTATGGAAGACTGAAAAAAGAAGCTAATTAACACAACTTAAAGGAAATCAAAATCATTCTTTTTTATGAAAGAGGAATGAAATAATAACACTATAATGGGGAAGAAATCAGCATCAACGTGCGATTGGTTTTGGTAAAGTAAGCGACGGAGTTTTGTTGTTGTAAGCGACCATCAACACAAACCATGGCCGGCTCCACTCGGCTCTGTTTACTCGCCAAAAGTTTTAATTTATTGTCCGTTTCTCAGCCCCCATTGAGTCACGGTATGTTTTAATGGGAGGGAGAGTTTACTGACGTCAGCTTCTCAAGAAAAAATATTGTGTTTTTCAAAAGGGTTAATGTTTAAAGTGAACGTGTATGTTGGTCACTAATTGTATTGATGTTTCAGtattttgttattgtgtgtgatAAGGATGGTTTCAAATTTCATCGTAGAAAAGGTATACGCGTATGCTGTTATCACGTAGATAATAGTGGTGGTCTTATTAGAATTGGACAATATGTAGTACGAggtaataaaacatgaaatgataGAAGGACACAAACCAAGACAATTTTCAGCAATTTTCTTCTATGGCAAtgtggtaattctttacagtatggacgcaCTCCCCAGAGACTGTCCACAGCTCCACGTCAAAaattatattcatctatctaagtTGTTGTGACGGTGTGACCTTCGGGGACTGCCCAAAGGCGGgatccagactgtagagtttggtctgcacGGGGAATTATTTGGTCCAATTCTGTCCGTGCCAAAGtaattctcgggtaactttctgcacactcttagttcttttttaaatcatcttctgggcataaaattcttttgacctttcctcaCACGTGTTTCATCATCCATTCGCAG contains:
- the LOC113815188 gene encoding cilium assembly protein DZIP1; translated protein: MKMRTRLGAASPAGGTGLPPAIEFPSQRRERVDWHKLASVDLHDLASGCSIEFLQENLSHVAFCDAESEFDLGTMAGQRSLLKMFRLAQLIIQYLFLSQDYMETQLQQAQEEAELVTEKYQQVKSKLLEQVEEAKKMKMTNKSMRETVKYVNSFALANGIFQSLKCPLCTKAFRGQDFLQAHLWRKHPQQANAVTLPQVPPVAVGETCPGPTATVDKKYYGVPHSDATPLQSMPTQTSKTNDVDSYKIIEMEKKFNALNDNFSKFMQNIEEQKKTLEKENERRQEEVKKAWEDKSNMEQEYKAELEKLNQQINHLQRPRQEQSNSIDVDRFVALIKQQESEIKTLQLQIENQLKTKVEELGDTPQSEPAIAGLSEELNALRKQLSEQRKSHKRSLNEMKESMRSEYEKALEEEKNKLKVMMQDLTKQETPVKAISQKPPPSPKTPSIRRSKPSTPPTPNRSTKPSVTSLDSPDSPAMRSPALPGRNAQGTSHSYRMDAEDTDEDTEDSETDTSRWTQAATKITQLQVVSPDPRANTVLEPSILSKAGDGGPDSENSSFESSEDEDDEANGSSESLKLETLLRDNPQLWEQMKSATSEVLAKKLSSLGLDGSVRGIKTEVLTSCLSQLRKDRRRYEEKHEGFMDLRKRLENEVNVKADEKIENVGDISGVQPITETVRKKGLQAGMLSRVVKNVKSKVRERSKSITSTMSKTSLSVKSGVKEMFHAHARPTEDIKVVTEDRKVSLTKSKQDNDSSSDTESEESSSSSAQIEVHNETSKSVTRNLFGSSEPLEVVAAASPSGSGARPKQRNYFDNKTYGQVEDSSDSEWDSEPEYENMKKEPPVRSDSLAKNPGELLQDASSAAHNTSWDSLQDSKPIKLKKPQGEMVSNLSRTIELQLSGRRKTSMAGAVDVMSSGERDTSGTYLQVPGSTSSPHVSRQQSVSDSSNTVHSSMWGSLEDMKDNQKKPQSLPSGRSKAVIHSWDSEDDLDISEIE